A segment of the Leptolyngbya sp. NIES-3755 genome:
CGATAACCTTTACAAAGCTTCATCTTCCTCTGATCTTGACGCGCTCTTGTCCGAAGTGTCAACGAGAAACAGAAGGATTTTGTCAGCAGAATTGATTTTCATCGAAGGTTTTATCCGTAATTTTCTATAGAAACTAAAAAACTTCATTAAAATTGCGCGTCGATGTCCGTATACATAAAGTTTCGATGAAAGTCCAACGATCGGAGATTGCATCCGGAAAGAGAGTCTTTATAGTTGGAGTACCCAGAATGAGTAAAACTACGGAGCGGCGGAACGATCGTGCTTGCGTTCGTCGTCAAGTTAACGATAATCTGATTGCGCTTTAAAATGTCAGAGTTTCGAGACAAGCGTTCAGGATGCGATTTTGAAAAAATTGGTGTGGGGGAAAGGATGACGTTAGTTGAACAGTACGAAGAGGTCGTACTACAGCCCCAAGGACGGCTGGATACAGTGGGCGGTGAGGCACTACAGCAACAATGGGCGACACTGGCTCCAAGACGATACAAAGTCTGGATTATTGATATGTCGAGAATTGAATTTATCGATAGTTCAGGATTGGTCGCGCTAGTGACGGGTTTAAAGGCTGCGACAGAAATGGGCACGAAGATGATACTGTGCGGTTTGCGTCCTTCGGCTCGACTGGTGTTTGAGATTACCCAACTCGATCGAGCTTTCGCAATCTTTGAGAATTATGAGGCGATTACTCGATCGTTTGGACGGACTCAAGAGGTATTGCAGGCAGTCTAGAGAACCTCCACAAAAAGCCCCCGCAATTCAGAACTGCGAGGGGTTTATTGATCAATTGCGTTAGAAATTTCCGTTCTAAGCGTTCCCAAAACTAGGTAAAGAAATGTCACCTTCACCCCGTGGAAAAGTGGGTAAATCGAGGTGCCCGTTCCGACGATTTTTCACAGCAAGACGGTAATTCACGCTCTGTAATTCCGCATGGAGTTGACGATTTTCCCGCTGAATCATTGCCACCTTTTCCCGGACAGGCTGCATCCGTTCCGCAAACTTCTGACGGTACACTTTCGGTAACTCTTGCACCACTTGTTCGAGCATCTTCGATCGCTCAGTCAGTTCTTGAGTCGTTTGGCGCAATTCGTAGATTTCCTGATCTCGCTGCGTAATCTGCTCTTGGTAGAACGTGACTTGCTGTTCGACCGTTTGAAGTTGTTCGCGTAAGGATTGGACTTCTGCTAAATGTCGATCGGAGGGTTCATCAGACAAAGGAACAGGTGCAGTTGCGTTGCCTTTTACCAGACGGAAAAGCTCTTGAGATAACTGCTGCACGAGTTGATCGCGCATTTGCAGTTCCTCTTGGAGCCGGAGATTTTCAGCGTGGATTTGTTGGGCTTGAGAAGCATCGAGTTGAATCACGAGACAGGTACTCCCTTTGGGGTCATCAAGTTGAGGTTTTCCTCCCATAATCGCGGAGGAGACGATCGACGAATTTCTCGCCAAATTGCGGTTGCCGCCAATGTACCATCTGCGACCGCAATTGATACTTGATTTAACCCCTCTTTTAAGTCTCCGATCGCATAAATTCTCGGATGGGATGTCCTACACATGTTGTCTGTGGCTAAATTGCCACCCTTCCATTCGAGGTCTAACCCTTGTAAGTAACCGTTGTAATAATGCGAACCCATTGCCACGAGTCCGTTTTCGAGTTCGATCGTGCTTCCGTCCGCAAGTTCCACTCCGGTCATGTGATGGTCGTGTCCGATGAATCGCTTCAGAGGAGTTTCGACTAGCGGATATCCATGCGATTTCAATTTTTCGCGCATCGCATCGCTGACCTCGAATAAGCCTTGGGTAAAGACCGTGATGTAAGGCGTGAACCAGTTGAGGACAAACGCCGTATTGATCGCGCCTTCGGTTCCAGCGAATAAGCCGCACTTCGTATCTGCCATTTCCCACCCGTCACAGATCATGCAGACGTGCAAATTGTGTCCTGCGTAATCGAAGACGTTTTGCATATCTTCGAGTTTGGGCAGATGATCAATAATGCCACTTGCAGCAATCACGTATTTGGAGCGAAACACTGGGTAGCTACTTTCGACTTTGCCAACTTTGGTTTTGACCGCGAAGGTATCGCCCTCGTCTTTCACTTCTTCGACAAAGCCCATCAGGTAGTCGCCACCGAGTGAGAGGAAGTGATTTTGACCTTGTTGAAGCATCGTGCGTCCAGGGGTTCCGGGCGGTAAGCCGAGATAATTTTGAAGCTCCTGCATCCAGAACGATCGACCACGACCTTTTTCGATCACGAGACACGACAGCCGATAGCGTTGGAGATAGATCGCGGCAGACAGTCCACCTGCACCACCGCCAACAATGATGACATCGTAAACGTGATCGAGCTTTTCTTGGAGGTTCTTTCTAGTAAGCTTCATATCTCATCCTTATGTGAACGCGGCAATCTGTGAGCAGAATTTCGCCCTAGATTCTTAACTGTAGCAATTTCAGGAAAAGACGTGGATCGGGTAGCTGTACTGCAATGGGCGGGATTTTTAGAATGATTGCGCGATCGAGCTTTCGGATTTGCCCACGGTTTTAATCATTTCCACACCGTTTTGCACAAGTACGATCGATGGGTTGCCGCCATTCACGTTAATTCTTTTCACCGTTATTTCCCCATTCGCAAGTTTTTCACCGACTTGGACATAGCGCGAAGTTCCGTCCGTGTCTTCGATAATGGCGCTCAGTTGAGTTCCGGTTTGAATGACTCCGGTGAGTGCGATCGAGTCTGCCAAATTCGTCTGCGAAACAGGTGGCATCGGAGGCGGCGCAACCGGGAGCGCGGGCAGTGGACGGACTGAAACTGTTTGCGGAATCGGAGTGTATTGAACGGGTTGAGGTAGGGGAACGACGGGATTGGAGCCGACGGAAGCTTTAGCGGCAATTGGTTTTGGCGGAACGACCGTGGCTTGAAGCGTGGTGGGAATAGTTGGAGCCGCGAAGGGATCACGAGTGCTTGAAACAGCAACGGGCATTAAAGGGGCTTTACCATCAGTTGTGGGGATCATGCCCGGAACTTTGATTGTGGCTAAAGTCTGAGGTTTTGGAGGCACGATCGGTTGGGCAAACGCTTGTGGAGACGGTTGAACTTTTGCTTGAGATGTCCGATTCGGTTGGCAACTGACAAGGAGAAGCGCAGTTCCAGCAATCATCCAGTGACGGTGTTTCATACAAACTTTCCGGGTGGCTACAGTAATCCAGAATAGACAGGGTTTCCTCGAATGCACGGCGATCTTGAAGGGTTTGACTATCGGTTTTGACGGATTTTTTTGCATCGATCGTATTTCTACGTGGGCGTTCTTGCGGTTGCGCTGTCGCTAAACTGGAGAAAATACGCGAATCGTTCATGAAGCAGTTAGTTTTGGTCGGAGGAGGGCACAGTCACGCGATCGCGCTTACTTTGGCGGGCGAAAGATTTTATCGATCGAGCTTTCATGAATCAGTTTCGTAACTTAGGCTAGAACAATGCAAATCTCTATTTCTGATGATCAGTTAAAGATTGACTTGGATTGGTTAGAGCGCTTTTGGGCGTTTTACTACAATGCGGATCTGCACATTCCATTGAGTCATATCAATCAAGTTTCGACCGAGGAACCGCCGAGTAGTTGGACAGATGCGAGATTGCCTGGAACTTATTTACCAGGTGTGATCAAAGCAGGAACTTACTATACCGATCGCGGAAAAGAATTCTGGTATGCCACTCGATCGGGTCGATACTTAGTTTTAGAGCTTGAGAACGAGTTTTATAAGAGAATTGTGTTGACCCTGGATCAAAACCAACTTTGGGCAACACGCATTCGAGAGCATAATGGGCAAGCCGTCTAACTTATTGATTAAACTCAGTCGTCAACTGTTCACAGACTCGATCGAGCAAGAACAATTCATCAATGCCTTGGTGCATCCAAAACCTTTCAATCCTTGTATTCTCTGGTGCAAATCGCGACCTGAGATTGTTCCATTCGAGGTTGAACCGCGATTAAATTGGCAGCCCGAATTTGTCGATCGACTCTCTCTACAAGAAAAGCCCGGACAACATCCACTGCATGATTCTGGCTATTTCTACTGTCTCGATTTCTCTTCAGTATTTGCAGCATCGGTTATGAGTGCTATCGACTCTGCTGATCTCATTTTTGATATGTGTGCATCTCCAGGTGGAAAAAGCGTTTTTGCTTGGACAATGTTTCATCCAAAGCAATTGTTTAGCAATGAAGTGATCGGGAAACGCAGAGCCGCATTGATCTCGAACTTTAAGCGGTGTGAGATTAGAAACTCGGTCCCGTACCCGTGTAGCGAAGCTATCGTGCTCACCTTAGATTCTAAAATTCTGGCTGAAGAACTCCCGAACACAATGGATTTAGTTCTGGTGGATGCGCCTTGTAGTGGACAGTCCTTGATTGCAAAAGGTGGAAAAGCGGAGGGTTGCTTTCATCCGATCAACATTAATAAGAATGCCAATCGTCAGAAGCGAATTTTGGCGAACTCTGCACAGTTAGTCAAGCCGCAAGGATATTTGGTGTATATGACTTGCACCTATTCCACTGAGGAAAACGAGCAGGTGATTGATTGGTTACTAGAACGGTTTCCGCGGTTTGAAACGGTTGAGGTGCAGAAATTGGAAGGGTATCGATCGCATCTTACCGATCAATTTTGTTATCGCATCTTTCCACACAATCGATTAGGCGCAGGCGCTTTTACTACTTTGCTGAGAAACAAGGAGACTGGAGAAGGGCAGAAAGTGCCTGCAACATTTTTGGAGCGTCCCGGAATGATGCTCATCTAGAAACAATTAGTGTTCCAATCTTTTTCATCACACTCAGCACATCATAAAGCTGATTACGGCGGGAAATCAGAGAGTAAACATCTGAGAAATCATACGTTTGCTCCAAGACCTTCGCGAATGCAAAACTGCTTCCATTTGTGACCAATCCAAACACTGCTTGCTGAGGATTTGGATTCGCTGCCATGTAAGTGAGTAGTTGAGGAATTCCAACCTCGATCGAAGCTTTCGTTTGCTTTGCTTCAACCACTAGCACCCAAAACCGTTGCTGAATTACCAAAGCATCAATCCGTCCTTGGATTTCTTCCTCATCTTCAAATTCAAAGCTGACAGCGATTTCTGCTCTAAATCGAAACGGCGGTTCGTAAAATCCAGCTAAATCAAGCAGCGGAGAAACAATGAGCACTTTCGCTGTTTCTTCCAGCATTGGGCTATCTGCCTGTTGATAGTCATACCGCTGTTTGATGAGATCCAGTCGCGCTTTCTCTTCTGCACTCAATTGCACAAAGTCCTCTCGCCATTCGGTGAAAAAGCGATCGTCCTCTGCTCGTCTCAGCCCGAACTTCTCATGAACTTGGTTAAGACTAACAATGTACTTAGAGACTGCTTGAACCATAATATTTGACCGAAAAGTTTATCAATTATGCGATCGCACAGGTGGCAAATTCAACAGCGAATCATATCGTCTACTAAACGGTCAATTATAGGACGATACATTGTGTTATCTAAATGCTCCTTATACCAACTATGATAACTGCCATCCATCAAATGCTCTTGAATCAGTCTCGCTTCTTCTAGTAACACCCAAAGGTTATGAGTTGCGCGATTATAAAACCCTTGGCTACCTGCGCCTTTTCCGTCTTCCTTAGTGAGCTTTAATCCTGCAATCCCGTCTTTAACACAAGCTGGACAACGGCATTCTTTCAGCGTTTCTAACTCTTCAGCACCAATGTCTCGTCCGCGCCATTTTCCCAATCCCGCGATCGATCGCTCTCCAGTGCCAGGAAGTTGAATCATGCCGCGTGCCGCCCGATTTCTCCATCCGCTCGAATCCACGGAGTCAAAGCCAAGCAATGCCGCAATGTGCAAAGTAGCAGTTCCACCGATTCCGAAAACATGAAGTTTCTGGCAATTAAATTCCTCCCGAATTCGCTCTAGTCCTTTAAGCACTGTTTGATGTGACATCGCCTTTGGAGCGCGTAATAAATTCGGGACAATGCCTCCCAATGCAACATAGGACTTTTCTAAAAATGCTGCATCACTTTTTATGGCTCCGATGTACTCTTCAAGCATTTGACTAATATGAATGACAGGAAAATAAGAATTTGAGAACTGTTTATAATTGCGATTAGCTTCCATCGTTTTAAAGAAGCAAATTTCCTGCTCCTCAAGACTCATTTTGGGAGTTGGAATGAAGTCTTGAGGAATCGGATACCAATCAGGTTTTGCTCGATCGATAAACTCTTCATATTCGCCAATTGGTGCAGTTCCTTCGCGAGAAATAAAGTAGAAAGCACCATTGTCTAGATAGATTTTGATAGGGTCGGGAACCTGTAAAAACTCTCGCAATCCAAGCTCGATTGCTTGACGACGCTTGTTTCGAGACTGATGAAAATCGGCATAGGAAACCATTATTGCCTCTAAATTAGGCAAATAGTATTCGCTGTCGGGATGCCACACTTTCGGCTTGATATTACTGAGGCTAAGCCCTGCAACAATTCTCAATCGTTTTATCTCCCTTTACCGCTGGAGATATTACCACGTTGGGCATCTTCCAAGGCTTGAAAAGCGTCCTTTTCTTCACGTTCTCCACTTGATTCAGATTGTTTAATTCTCACTAATACCGGGAAGTTAATGAGTTGACCGGATAGAACTGCCTCACCAACATCGAGATCGGGAAGCATCCTTGCCTCGTCTTCACCCAAACTCTCGATCACTTTACGGACAAAGTTTTGATCGGCAGGATTGACCATCCGCATAATGATAAAGGAATTGCACATTGCCAAAGTGGTTTCATCCAATCGCGAAGGTCTCTGACTGACCAAGATTAGTCCTACTCCAAATTTTCGTCCTTCTTGTGCAATGCGCTTAGTAATTGAAATTGAGAACTCCTCAGCTTGATTGTTGGCATATCCTGGAACAAAATTATGTGCCTCTTCTAATAGAAACAGAACAGGGAGTTTCAGTTCGTTCTGAACACGAGCGCTGAAGATGTCATTGGCAACAAGGCTGTAGATTGTGGCTTGAAAGTTGCTGGTATAGCCCGCTAAGGAGACAATACTGATACCTCCGTATCTCACCAGTTGAGTTCGATCGTTGGGCAGCGGCTCTGTTGTTTTAGAGACTTTCTTGCTAATCTCTTCCATCTGGCTAAGTTGTTTAGCAGCGGCACGTAAATTATTCGGCAATCCTTCCAGATAGCCAGCCGTTCTCTTATCAATTTCTTTTAGTTGTTCACAGCCGCTCCATTCAATCAGTTGATCGAGTGCATCTTCTTCCTCGAAAGGTTCTTGTTGATCTGAATTCTTTGATTTTGATTTGGTTGCTTCTTTCGCGGCTCTTTCTTTCGCGGCTTTAATCACCGCAACCACAAAATCTGCAAGTGCATGGAGATCGGGTTTCAGTGAAAGGTTCGGATTGCCAATATACTGACTCAGCCATAGTTGGCGAGTTTTCATTTCTTGAGGCGTTTTTGCTGAAAGAAATTTGTGAGCGCCTTTGAACAAATCATCAAATTTGCTGCGGTGAGTATTCGCTAATGCCCATCCCAGCGCTTCTACGATCGTAATTACAGTCTCCGGAGCCTGCTCAAAAATCGGAAGTTGAGCATAGTAGCGTTGTACTCTGCCTTGTAAGCTTGGCACATCCGCTAAACCCGTGTAATCTCCGTGCGGATCGAAGATCACGATCGGATAATTCTTCCTCGATAGTTCCTCAATAATTTTTCTCGCAGTCACGCTCTTTCCTGCGCCTGTCATCGCAAGAATTGCCAAGTGACGAGACACGATCGCATGACCATCGACTTTGACATCGACCTCTGGACGATTAGAGAGCGTCGCAATGTCTAAAGCCCGATTTTGTTTATCTTCTAGCTCTCCGATGACTACACGAGCAATATCTTTAGACTCAGGACGATAGGCGCTCGAAGCGGGTTGAGGAGGATATCGAAGCTGGTCTAACCGCCCACCCTTGTTACTACTACGCTGTTCTACACCCAGAACTTGACAGACTGCACTCACCATCTCACGGCTCAGCGACAAGACTGTTTCAAAGGGATCAGTTCGAGTAGCAGCTAACTCATGCCCGGCTTCTGCTGGAAAGAGTGGGTTTAGTCGTTCAATGCGCTGAACTTTTGCCCAGATGCGAATTTGTTCTATCTGAGCGTCTTTTCCTGGCTTGCGGAGTTCCGCATCTACGGCGATGATATCCTGTTCGCGCACCTCTTCATGAGCGACTGCCAAACGAAATTCTCGGCTGGTACTTTCGCCCACTAAGGTTCCAACATAGCGATCGATAGAATCATCTTCAGGCTGTTGATTCGTTTGGGATTTTTTAGAAGTCGTCACCATCGATTTTCTCCACTAAACTTGAGGACGGAAGAGCCAGTCGCGTTTGGTCATATACATCGCTTGCACCAGAATTCGACGCATCTCCGCATCATTGATTTCTCCACGTTGCAAGCTGACTCCGAGTTGATACTTGATGATTTTGCTGTAGGCATCTGTCATCCAGTTTGGAATATGTGCATATTTGTCAACAATGTCCAAACCGACTGGAAACCCATAGCCTGGAAGTAACCGAGCATAAAGATTCGTATGTTGGGCAGCATCAATGATCTGATCTGTTCCTAGTTCGTCAAAGACTTCCACTCGAATCGGATCAGTCGTTTCCGAAACTTGGACATAGCAGCCTCGAACTCGCGGAAATCCAAATTTGCTCGATGACTTCAGACAGTTCCAATTCACTTCACTCGATCGAGATTCTTTGGGTAAAGCCATCTGACCTTTCGAGAAACCGCTGTATTTATCGATAATCCAAGACTCGGTCGCCTCACCTGGTTGAAGCAGCATTGCTAGAAGTAAGCTATCGGTGTAGCCCAGTTTCTTTAAGAGCGCTTCTGGGGAATTCAAATCAGAGCGTCCATAGGTTTCATTGAAATAATCCTCCCTTTCATTCTTCCGCAATCCGGTAAACACCCGCTCCATTAAGATTGTTTGACAAAATAAGATTGTTTGACAAAACTCGCGCAAATTCCCACCGCGTTCGATTACACCCACGATCGTCGGTCTCGGTTTGCGCTGTTTTGCTTTGTGAATGAGTTGACGATGCAGAAAGGACATCCACGCTAAAGGCTCAAATAACCTCTGTTTCACCCATTCATGCGACCAATCTGGTGCCATTTTTGGATAGATGTAAAGCTTTGCTTCTTCTAAGAAATCTGCTTTTAACTGTTGAGCAAGTGAGGGATCTTGAGCATATTGACTGAGAAATAGATCAATATCCTGCTCAGTAAACGGTGTATGTCCCATGTAGTGCCAAACGGTGTATACCAGCGGACCTTGAAACATCAACACTCGTAGATCCGGTGTTCGTTCGAGTGCGGCTAATCCTCCTAAAAGCTCTGCAATAATTCGCACAATATCTGTAAAGTCTTTGCGATCCTTACTGCCGCCTTCTAAGTCTCCCAAAATGATTGGGTAGTAACCAAACTGCTCTCTTTCCGCCAATCGCCGCTCTCCAGTGCGAACGCAGTAAGAACCAACCCGTAACAGAATCGGAACCTGACTGGAGATCTGAACTTGTCCAAGTCCCCCATCAATAAAGGTTACAACTTCGCCTTGAACATCTGCCCAGGTTAAATCATCTACAGATTGTACAGACAAAATGGGATCATCCCGTCGTCCTTGTTGAGATTCCCACATTGCCTGCCGCAAGTGCCTCACAAACGTTGCAGTATTTCTGAAATAGTTGTCTCTCAGACTTTCTGCAACCGTAAGGGCATTCTCAGCCAGTTTGACAAACAGGTGGGGATGCCGCTAAATTTCTTCTCGAACACCATCTTCTGTCAATCGATGCAGCGGTTGGTTTGCGTGATTCATTGCCGCTTTACCTCAATTCCCAATTGATTTAAGACTCGACAAGCATCATGAGTTCCAAAACATCGTACCGGGAGTTCCGTAATTTGACTGACTAACCATTTTGGCGAAATTTGATGATTGTCGATGTCGAGGAACCAAGACTGACAGCGGCTCGCGATCGCGTCCTCAGTTTGAACAGCGCGTTTTGCTCGTTCAAGCACTTGCTCACGAGTCAGCGTGATCTCGACTCCTTTGATCTGTGGAAAGCGAGAGCGACAGCGGCTAGAGGGTTTCTCTAGTAATTCTGAATTTTGATACAGCCAATTCTGTAACTCAGTGAGTCTTCTTCCTAATCCGCCTTTGGAAATTTGAAGGCTGCATTGTGGAGGAAATAACGATCGCAAATCTCCAATTGCGCTTGAGTAGCTTCGACTTGCGCCCACAAAAACGGCTTGATAAGAATCTGAAAGTGTTGAGAGAGAAGCTGTAACTTGAGTTTGTAACTGTTGTGATCGCTCAGGCTGCATTTTGCGATCGTAATTTGGGATCGGTTTATCGCTGGAAATTAAACCAAATTCAGCGGATAAGACATGAATATCAAGCAAATTCGCTTCGTCTGGATATTGCCGTAAGAATTTTCTCAAAACTTTAAAAGCAGGACCATCGTAGCGCTCCAAAGCTCTGAGCAACTCTGGATCAGACCGCTTTTTTTGAGAACACGCAAGAATGAGAAGCCGTTTATTCATCCAGATTTTGAACTGCTAATCAACGTTCTGCTTATTTTTACTTGAATTCTCAAAAAATGGTGATTTCAGATGAGAAATTTACTTATCATCCGCTGTAATGCCTGAGACAGAGAAAGCTTTGAGTAAATTTGTTAACATAACTTCATTGTTCTCTTATCTGCGATCGTATGTTGCTCAATCCGAATCAGCGAGAAAAGTTAGACCCGTCGAATGATGCGTTGTTTTATGAGCATCCGCGCTTTGTCACGCATGTCGATGAAGGATTTATTCAACAATTGACCGATTTGTATCGCGATCGCTTAAAGCCGAATTCGCGGATTTTTGACATGATGAGCAGTTGGGTGTCGCATTTGCCCGATGATGTCAAATTTGAACACGTCGAAGGACATGGCTTGAATGGAGCAGAACTGGCACGAAATTCTCGATTAGATCATTACTTTGTGCAGAATCTGAACTTAGATCCGAAGTTACCACTGCCCGATCGATCGTTTGATGCAGTGTTGAATACAGTTTCGGTTCAATATGTTCAATATCCTGAAGCAATCTTTAGTGAAATTCATCGCGTTCTGAGACCGGGTGGCATGGCGATCATTAGCTTCTCGAATCGGATGTTTTATCAAAAAGCGATCGCAGCTTGGCGAGAGGGAACAGAACGCGATCGAGTGGAACTGGTGAAAAACTACTTCAAAGCGATTCCTGGATTTTCACAGCCTGAAGTGATCGTCAAAGAATCTCAGACTCCAGCCGTGTTTCAACTCTTTGGCATGTCGGGAGGCGACCCGTTTTATGCGGTGATTGCAACTCGAATCGATTCGTAGTAGGCTGACGGTCATTGCTCGTAGCGATCGCACTTCGATACAATCTGGTGCGAATTTGCAAACATATTTCTCTGATGACATCGAAGTATTGAAATTCGCAAAGAGAAATAACGACTTAGCTCCCGCACATCGAAGAGATAGCTAGAATTCCATCAGCTTAAGACCGGAATTGTTCATCGGGAACTAAGTCAGTTTTTCTCCAGCAAATTTGGTGTTGAGGCAGAACTCAGCATCAGGAGATCGATTTAATATCCATCATCAGGAAACTATGGAAACTTCTGCAACTATCAGTGTTCAATTTTCCACACTCGATCGATTAGTGCGAACCCGCTTCCGTGCACTGATCGCATCCCTCAAAAAATTCTGCTTAAATCTTCGGAGTTCTGCTTGGATTCACATTGCCGGATTGATGTTAGGAGCCTCGATTCTGGTGGCAACGGTTCCAGCCGCTCAAGCCTTTACGGTTCAAGTGAATTCTAATGTGTCTGCGGTGAATGTTCGGAATGGTCCTGGAACTCAGTTTGGTTTAAATGGTAGACCGCTCTTTCCAGGCGAAGTTGTCCGGGTCGTGAATCAGTCTGGAAACTGGTATCAATTGCCCGATGGCGGTTGGTTTTCGTCCTCTTTCGTCACTTCAGGAGCCGGAACTGGAAGTGGTGGAGTTGGCGGCGGCGGGACACCGATTAATCGAACCGTGAGAGCCACTACAACGGTGAATGTTCGGAATGGTCCTGGAACGGGATTTAGTTTGAACGGTAGACCGCTCTTTCCCGGTGAAACGGTGCGAGTGATTCGTCAATCGGGAGGCTGGTATCAGCTATCAGATGGCGGCTGGTTTTCTGGTCAGTTCGCGCAAGTTGTCTCTGGTGGTGGAGTTGGCGGCGGTGGCACACCCGTCAATCGAACGGTGAGAGTTTCGACCACGGTGAATGTTCGGAATGGTCCTGGAACTGGATTTAGCTTGAATGGTAGACCGCTTCTGCCCGGTGAAACGGTGCGAGTGGTTCGCGAATCGGGAGGTTGGTATCAATTGCCTGATGGCGGTTGGTTTTCTTCTGGATTCGCAACTGTAGTTTCGGGGGGCGGCACTGGAGGCGGTGGCAGTTTTGCTTCGGGTGTCGTTTCCACCAATGGCAGTAACTTGGTTGTACGATCGAGTCCTTCAGGCGGCGCGATCGGCAGTCTCGCGAATGGAACGGTTGTTCGATTAACGGGTGTGCGAAGCGGAGGTTTCTCTCAGCTTTCGAGCGGCGGTTGGGTGTCTAGCACCTGGTTACGATAGAACGATTTGACGGTTCACCAAGGCGGTAGGGAGCATTTTCTACCGCTTTGATGTAAAGATTGCAATCGATCGATGCTGGGTTCGCAATTGTTGAATATGCGATCGCTCAGTTCTGTGGCACAGTAATCTTGAGAACTGAACGCCGAGTGAAGACTATGCAACAACTGAGTAGTCACGAAATCTTAGAACAAGCGAAATTCGCAGCAACTCACCAGGATTGGGGGCAATTGAGTCAGAATTTGCAGCAGATTCTCTCAAAGGAAGCTCAGTCTGAATTGTTCTGTGATCCGAACGCGACTGTGATTCTGCTTGATTTAGCAATGCAGGTTCTGGAATCAGGGAGCTTTCAGGATCGATGGGATGTTGCAAAGCTGTTCCCGAACTTTGGAAGTGATGCGATCGCACCCTTGATCGATCTTCTCAATGATGAAGATGCGGAACCTGAAGCTCAGTGGTTTGCGGTTCGGATTCTCGGTGGCTTTAATCATCCAC
Coding sequences within it:
- a CDS encoding hypothetical protein (hypothetical protein N9414_21160;~similar to AA sequence:cyanobase_aa:LBDG_11160), coding for MLLNPNQREKLDPSNDALFYEHPRFVTHVDEGFIQQLTDLYRDRLKPNSRIFDMMSSWVSHLPDDVKFEHVEGHGLNGAELARNSRLDHYFVQNLNLDPKLPLPDRSFDAVLNTVSVQYVQYPEAIFSEIHRVLRPGGMAIISFSNRMFYQKAIAAWREGTERDRVELVKNYFKAIPGFSQPEVIVKESQTPAVFQLFGMSGGDPFYAVIATRIDS
- a CDS encoding hypothetical protein (protein of unknown function DUF87;~similar to AA sequence:cyanobase_aa:Cyan7425_5297), which translates into the protein MVTTSKKSQTNQQPEDDSIDRYVGTLVGESTSREFRLAVAHEEVREQDIIAVDAELRKPGKDAQIEQIRIWAKVQRIERLNPLFPAEAGHELAATRTDPFETVLSLSREMVSAVCQVLGVEQRSSNKGGRLDQLRYPPQPASSAYRPESKDIARVVIGELEDKQNRALDIATLSNRPEVDVKVDGHAIVSRHLAILAMTGAGKSVTARKIIEELSRKNYPIVIFDPHGDYTGLADVPSLQGRVQRYYAQLPIFEQAPETVITIVEALGWALANTHRSKFDDLFKGAHKFLSAKTPQEMKTRQLWLSQYIGNPNLSLKPDLHALADFVVAVIKAAKERAAKEATKSKSKNSDQQEPFEEEDALDQLIEWSGCEQLKEIDKRTAGYLEGLPNNLRAAAKQLSQMEEISKKVSKTTEPLPNDRTQLVRYGGISIVSLAGYTSNFQATIYSLVANDIFSARVQNELKLPVLFLLEEAHNFVPGYANNQAEEFSISITKRIAQEGRKFGVGLILVSQRPSRLDETTLAMCNSFIIMRMVNPADQNFVRKVIESLGEDEARMLPDLDVGEAVLSGQLINFPVLVRIKQSESSGEREEKDAFQALEDAQRGNISSGKGR